The following are encoded in a window of Gossypium raimondii isolate GPD5lz chromosome 13, ASM2569854v1, whole genome shotgun sequence genomic DNA:
- the LOC105781701 gene encoding glycosyltransferase BC10, with translation MSGSRQRPYLKRPVWIIVLVNFVILFLIAAYLYPPATSAACFIFSPTDCTLLNQPPAPKIPTRELTDDETISQVVIKEILKTPPVESNNRKIAFLFLTPGQLPFEPLWAKFFQGHEGRFSVYVHASKEKPVHTSHYFMGRDIHSESVSWGKISMVDAERRLLAKALLDSDNQQFVLLSESCIPLQNFDYVYNYLMLTNVSFIDSFVDLGPHGSGRYSEHMMPEVEKDDFRKGSQWFSMKRQHAIIVMADSLYYTKFRYYCKPNMEGRNCYADEHYLPTFFNMIDPVGIAKRSVTYVDWSERKWHPKSFKAEDITLKFLKNLTTIDDIVHFTSDEKRMLTGPCLWNGIKRPCYLFARKFYPQTLERLMFYFSNYTTLSV, from the exons ATGTCTGGTTCAAGACAGCGTCCCTACCTCAAGAGGCCTGTGTGGATTATTGTATTGGTGAATTTTGTGATCTTGTTCTTGATTGCTGCCTATCTTTACCCTCCGGCAACTTCGGCAGCTTGCTTTATTTTTTCTCCTACAGACTGTACTTTGCTCAATCAGCCACCAGCTCCCAAAATTCCTACTAGGGAATTAACTGATGATGAGACCATCTCTCAGGTTGTAATTAAGGAAATCCTCAAAACACCTCCTGTTGAATCCAACAATCGGAAAATTGCCTTCCTGTTTTTGACTCCGGGTCAACTCCCTTTTGAGCCACTCTGGGCTAAGTTCTTTCAG GGCCATGAGGGTAGATTCTCTGTCTATGTACATGCTTCCAAAGAAAAGCCAGTACACACAAGTCATTACTTCATGGGCCGAGACATTCACAGTGAATCG GTGTCTTGGGGTAAAATTTCCATGGTTGATGCTGAGAGGAGACTGTTGGCAAAGGCACTTTTAGACTCTGATAACCAGCAGTTCGTGTTGTTGTCCGAAAG TTGCATACCATTACAGAACTTTGACTATGTCTACAACTACTTGATGCTCACTAATGTCAGCTTTATCGACTC TTTTGTGGATCTTGGTCCACATGGATCCGGGAGATATTCCGAGCATATGATGCCCGAAGTTGAAAAGGACGATTTTCGAAAAGGCTCACAG tGGTTCTCCATGAAGCGGCAGCATGCTATAATAGTTATGGCTGACAGCCTATATTACACTAAGTTTAGGTATTACTGCAAG CCAAATATGGAAGGGCGCAATTGCTATGCAGATGAGCATTACTTGCCAACTTTTTTCAAT ATGATTGATCCTGTTGGAATAGCAAAACGGTCGGTAACATATGTGGATTGGTCTGAACGGAAGTGGCATCCTAAATCATTTAAGGCCGAAGATATTACATTGAAGTTCCTCAAGAACCTTACA ACCATTGACGACATAGTCCATTTCACAAGTGATGAAAAG AGGATGCTTACAGGACCATGCCTGTGGAATGGAATAAAGAGACCTTGTTATTTATTCGCAAGAAAGTTTTATCCACAAACATTGGAGAGGTTGATGTTCTATTTCTCTAATTATACAACACTATCTGTCTAG
- the LOC105784274 gene encoding replication protein A 32 kDa subunit A isoform X1 has protein sequence MFSSSQFEDSSPLAGGGFMSSQLGGSTPSSARIRDMQGLVPATVKQISEASQSGDEKSSFIIDGVDVANVTVVGMVFNKNSRSSDLRFHLDDGTGRIECIRWVTERLDTGDLDALEDGTYVRVNGHLQTFQSKRQLNAFSVRLVTNFDEVTCHYLECIHFHLQNSKVQSKANEGSVLASQAPDSSFGTPVRGASNGHHPASTNDFSMQYNADGLKSFDKLVLNYLQQPSNIDREMGIHVDELSQQLKSPLEKIKDAIEFLEREGLVYSSIDDYHYKAVEGL, from the exons ATGTTTTCTAGTAGTCAGTTTGAAGACAGCTCCCCCTTGGCCGGTGGCGGATTCATGTCTTCTCAGCTTGGTGGCTCAACTCCATCTTCTGCTAGG ATCCGTGATATGCAGGGGTTGGTACCAGCGACGGTGAAGCAGATAAGTGAAGCATCTCAATCTGGTGATGAGAAATCCAGCTTCATAATTGATGGTGTTGATGTTGCCAAT GTAACTGTAGTTGGCATGGTgtttaacaaaaattcaaggTCCTCAGATTTACGTTTCCACCTCGATGATGGAACAGGCCGAATTGAATGTATAAGATG GGTAACTGAAAGACTCGACACAGGAGACTTGGATGCCTTGGA AGATGGGACTTATGTTCGTGTTAATGGACACTTGCAAACTTTTCAAAGCAAGAGGCAATTAAATGCCTTCTCTGTGAG GTTGGTGACAAATTTTGATGAAGTTACTTGCCACTATCTTGAGTGCATACATTTCCACCTGCAGAATTCCAAAGTGCAGTCTAAAGCTAATGAG GGTAGTGTTTTGGCCTCACAGGCGCCAGATTCATCATTCGGCACTCCTGTGCGGGGTGCATCAAATGGGCACCACCCAGCTTCGACAAATGAT ttCTCTATGCAATATAATGCTGATGGACTCAAGAGTTTTGATAAATTGGTTCTGAACTATCTGCAGCAACCTTCAAACAT TGATCGAGAAATGGGGATACACGTAGACGAACTTTCACAACAGTTGAAATCTCCCCTAGAGAAAATCAA GGATGCGATTGAGTTTCTTGAAAGGGAAGGTTTGGTTTACTCCTCCATTGATGATTATCACTACAAGGCTGTAGAAGGTCTCTAA
- the LOC105784274 gene encoding replication protein A 32 kDa subunit A isoform X2, with product MFSSSQFEDSSPLAGGGFMSSQLGGSTPSSARIRDMQGLVPATVKQISEASQSGDEKSSFIIDGVDVANVTVVGMVFNKNSRSSDLRFHLDDGTGRIECIRWVTERLDTGDLDALEDGTYVRVNGHLQTFQSKRQLNAFSVRLVTNFDEVTCHYLECIHFHLQNSKVQSKANEAPDSSFGTPVRGASNGHHPASTNDFSMQYNADGLKSFDKLVLNYLQQPSNIDREMGIHVDELSQQLKSPLEKIKDAIEFLEREGLVYSSIDDYHYKAVEGL from the exons ATGTTTTCTAGTAGTCAGTTTGAAGACAGCTCCCCCTTGGCCGGTGGCGGATTCATGTCTTCTCAGCTTGGTGGCTCAACTCCATCTTCTGCTAGG ATCCGTGATATGCAGGGGTTGGTACCAGCGACGGTGAAGCAGATAAGTGAAGCATCTCAATCTGGTGATGAGAAATCCAGCTTCATAATTGATGGTGTTGATGTTGCCAAT GTAACTGTAGTTGGCATGGTgtttaacaaaaattcaaggTCCTCAGATTTACGTTTCCACCTCGATGATGGAACAGGCCGAATTGAATGTATAAGATG GGTAACTGAAAGACTCGACACAGGAGACTTGGATGCCTTGGA AGATGGGACTTATGTTCGTGTTAATGGACACTTGCAAACTTTTCAAAGCAAGAGGCAATTAAATGCCTTCTCTGTGAG GTTGGTGACAAATTTTGATGAAGTTACTTGCCACTATCTTGAGTGCATACATTTCCACCTGCAGAATTCCAAAGTGCAGTCTAAAGCTAATGAG GCGCCAGATTCATCATTCGGCACTCCTGTGCGGGGTGCATCAAATGGGCACCACCCAGCTTCGACAAATGAT ttCTCTATGCAATATAATGCTGATGGACTCAAGAGTTTTGATAAATTGGTTCTGAACTATCTGCAGCAACCTTCAAACAT TGATCGAGAAATGGGGATACACGTAGACGAACTTTCACAACAGTTGAAATCTCCCCTAGAGAAAATCAA GGATGCGATTGAGTTTCTTGAAAGGGAAGGTTTGGTTTACTCCTCCATTGATGATTATCACTACAAGGCTGTAGAAGGTCTCTAA
- the LOC105784255 gene encoding uncharacterized protein LOC105784255 yields the protein MEWRACYLDVILVPLGMLIPIAYHCWLWHKVRTQPLATIIGINSTGRRFWVSAIIKDNEKKNILAVQTLRNTIMGSTLMATTSILLCAGLAAVISSTYTVKKPLNDSIFGAHGEFMVALKYVTILCIFLFSFSCHTLSIRFINQVNILINTPQDPTSIVTPHYLSDLLEKGFLLNTVGNRLFYAALPLLLWIFGPVLVFVGSITIVTLLYNLDFVFGFRRNKQIDVGDCESG from the exons ATGGAGTGGAGGGCTTGTTATTTGGATGTGATATTGGTGCCATTAGGCATGCTCATCCCCATTGCTTATCATTGCTGGTTATGGCATAAGGTTAGGACTCAGCCTCTCGCTACCATCATCGGCATCAATTCCACCGGACGACGCTTCTGGGTCTCTGCCATCATCAAG gACAACGAGAAAAAGAACATCCTGGCAGTCCAAACGCTTCGAAACACCATAATGGGATCGACCCTAATGGCCACAACATCCATCCTGCTGTGTGCTGGGTTGGCAGCCGTCATCAGCAGCACTTACACCGTCAAAAAGCCACTCAATGACTCTATATTCGGAGCTCACGGGGAGTTCATGGTGGCTCTCAAGTACGTCACAATCCTATGTATCTTCCTCTTCTCGTTTTCGTGCCACACCTTATCTATCAGGTTCATAAACCAAGTCAACATCCTCATCAACACTCCCCAAGACCCCACCTCCATTGTCACCCCTCACTACCTGTCCGACTTGCTCGAAAAAGGGTTCCTCTTGAACACTGTGGGCAACAGGCTCTTCTACGCTGCGCTTCCTCTCCTGCTATGGATCTTTGGCCCCGTGCTCGTCTTTGTTGGCTCCATCACCATCGTCACTTTGCTTTACAACCTTGACTTCGTGTTTGGGTTTAGGAGAAACAAGCAAATTGATGTTGGAGACTGTGAATCAGGGTGA